A section of the Corynebacterium tuberculostearicum genome encodes:
- a CDS encoding lysophospholipid acyltransferase family protein — MKNKWYWAFKHIFFGPALRVWNRPWTEGIEKIPAEGPAILVSNHQAVMDSFFFPLVCPRQITFPAKSEYFTTPGLVGSLQKWFFTSVGQVPIERDSEDAGDAIVETAEGILSRGDLFGIYPEGTRSPDGRVYRGRTGMARIAMETNQPVFPIAMINSRKANPIGSWIPRPFKVGVRVGDPIWPHEWAKERGMNPAEHETIRAFTDFVMRNLAELSDKPYVDVYASDVKASLKAGHGYPAGAEYKGR; from the coding sequence ATGAAAAACAAGTGGTACTGGGCTTTTAAGCACATCTTCTTCGGACCCGCCCTGCGAGTATGGAATCGCCCGTGGACCGAGGGCATCGAGAAAATCCCCGCTGAAGGGCCTGCGATTTTGGTGTCGAATCACCAGGCCGTCATGGATTCCTTCTTCTTTCCTTTGGTATGTCCGCGCCAGATCACGTTTCCGGCTAAGTCGGAATACTTCACCACTCCGGGGCTTGTCGGCAGCCTGCAAAAGTGGTTCTTTACCTCGGTAGGCCAGGTCCCCATCGAGCGCGATAGCGAGGACGCTGGCGACGCCATCGTGGAAACCGCAGAAGGCATTTTGTCCCGTGGCGATCTCTTCGGTATCTATCCGGAAGGAACTCGTTCCCCAGATGGCCGCGTGTACAGGGGACGCACCGGCATGGCGCGCATCGCCATGGAGACTAATCAGCCAGTATTTCCCATTGCGATGATCAATTCGCGCAAGGCCAATCCCATTGGCTCGTGGATTCCCCGCCCCTTCAAGGTTGGCGTGCGGGTAGGAGACCCCATCTGGCCGCATGAGTGGGCCAAGGAGCGTGGGATGAATCCGGCCGAGCATGAGACTATCCGCGCCTTCACCGACTTTGTGATGCGCAATTTGGCCGAGCTGAGCGATAAGCCTTATGTTGATGTGTACGCCTCCGATGTGAAGGCTTCGCTCAAAGCCGGCCATGGTTACCCC